One genomic window of Coffea eugenioides isolate CCC68of chromosome 1, Ceug_1.0, whole genome shotgun sequence includes the following:
- the LOC113765188 gene encoding auxin-induced protein PCNT115-like, with translation MAAVRKVKLGSQGLQVSVQGLGCMGMSAFYGNPKSESEMIPLIHHAIDSGITHLDTSDAYGPHTNEILIGKALKGGYREKVQLATKFGHVIREDGTRAGVCGEPAFVRAACEASLKRLDVDYIDLYYVHRIDTRVPIEATVGELKKLVEEGKVKWIGLSEASPETIRRAHAVHPITAVQLEWSLWTRDAEESVIPTCRELGIGIVAFGPLGSGFLASGPKLVENLNTTPDFDVRKANPRFQPENVQHNLKMYEQVEEMASRKGCTPSQLALAWVHHQGDDVCPIPGTTKIRNLESNIKALSVKLTSEEVAELESIANAIKGERLAPQYLALTWRFANTPPLSSWKAT, from the exons atggcaGCAGTGAGGAAGGTCAAGCTGGGCTCCCAAGGCCTACAAGTATCTGTACAGGGGCTTGGATGCATGGGCATGTCTGCTTTCTATGGCAATCCCAAATCGGAGTCCGAGATGATCCCTCTCATCCACCATGCCATCGACAGTGGCATCACCCACCTCGACACTTCCGACGCCTATGGCCCTCACACCAACGAAATTCTCATTGGAAAG GCCCTGAAGGGAGGATACAGGGAGAAGGTGCAACTAGCGACCAAGTTTGGGCACGTAATACGTGAAGATGGGACCAGAGCCGGCGTCTGTGGTGAACCAGCATTTGTTAGAGCTGCGTGCGAGGCTAGTCTGAAACGTCTGGACGTTGATTACATTGATCTCTACTATGTTCACCGAATTGACACTCGTGTGCCTATTGAAGCCACG GTTGGAGAACTTAAGAAGCTGGTTGAAGAGGGCAAAGTAAAATGGATAGGGCTGTCAGAGGCCTCACCGGAGACTATCAGAAGGGCACATGCAGTACATCCAATAACAGCAGTTCAGCTCGAGTGGTCTTTGTGGACACGAGATGCTGAAGAAAGTGTTATTCCTACTTGCAG GGAACTTGGAATTGGGATTGTTGCTTTTGGTCCCCTAGGAAGCGGATTCTTGGCATCTGGACCAAAATTGGTTGAGAATCTGAACACAACTCCTGATTTTGATGTCCGAAAG GCAAACCCAAGATTTCAGCCAGAAAATGTTCAGCACAATCTGAAAATGTATGAGCAGGTTGAGGAAATGGCTTCAAGGAAGGGTTGTACTCCATCTCAGTTAGCATTGGCATGGGTTCATCACCAAGGAGATGATGTCTGTCCAATTCCAGGAACCACCAAGATACGGAACCTCGAGAGTAACATCAAGGCTTTATCTGTCAAGTTAACCTCAGAGGAAGTGGCTGAACTCGAGTCCATCGCTAATGCAATCAAGGGTGAAAGATTAGCACCTCAGTACTTGGCTCTTACTTGGAGGTTTGCCAATACTCCACCATTGTCCTCGTGGAAAGCTACATGA